A genome region from Bradyrhizobium sp. WSM1417 includes the following:
- a CDS encoding prepilin peptidase, which yields MILDLARLLLFPALMAFAAASDLFTMTISNRVSLALVAGFFALALAGGMAPYEMLSHVGSGALVLVVAFTCFAMGWVGGGDAKVAASVALWFGFAQLMNFLLYASLFGGALTLLLLQFRQWPLPFGLAGQAWLARLHAKESGIPYGIALALSALMVYPETEWVKAIDLAHLALR from the coding sequence ATGATCCTCGACCTTGCGCGCCTTCTGCTCTTCCCTGCCCTGATGGCGTTTGCCGCCGCGAGCGATCTCTTCACGATGACGATCTCTAACCGCGTATCGCTGGCGCTGGTCGCCGGCTTTTTCGCGCTTGCTCTCGCCGGTGGCATGGCACCTTACGAGATGCTGAGCCATGTCGGCTCAGGCGCGCTCGTCCTGGTCGTGGCCTTCACCTGTTTTGCGATGGGCTGGGTCGGCGGCGGCGATGCCAAGGTCGCGGCCTCCGTCGCACTTTGGTTCGGTTTCGCACAGCTGATGAACTTCCTGCTCTACGCCTCGCTGTTCGGCGGGGCGCTGACGCTGCTCCTGCTCCAGTTCCGGCAGTGGCCACTGCCATTCGGGCTGGCGGGCCAGGCCTGGCTGGCACGGCTGCACGCCAAGGAGAGCGGCATCCCCTATGGCATCGCGCTCGCACTGAGTGCGCTGATGGTCTACCCGGAGACCGAATGGGTGAAGGCGATCGACCTCGCTCACCTCGCATTGCGCTGA
- a CDS encoding Flp family type IVb pilin yields the protein MKNLIARFAKDESGATAIEYGLIAAGIALAIITVVNNLGGTLNAKFTSISSSLK from the coding sequence ATGAAGAACCTCATTGCGCGTTTCGCGAAAGATGAATCCGGCGCCACCGCCATCGAATACGGTCTGATCGCCGCCGGCATCGCGCTGGCCATCATCACCGTCGTCAACAATCTCGGCGGCACGCTGAACGCCAAGTTCACCTCGATCAGCAGCTCGCTGAAGTAA
- a CDS encoding sterol desaturase family protein, translated as MSSLPMEIALMLGETIAKVIPTTFALAVVFTVLEHVWACNPGVPWWRKREIVTDICYWFVVPVFARVMRISLLIVGASFVFNIHDADGLVAFYDNGHGPLALLPLWVQAVLFLVLSDFMLYWLHRLFHGGGFWKYHAIHHSSEEISWISAARFHPVNLVLGTIAVDVVLLMAGISPNAMVWLAPFTTFHSAFVHANLNWTFGPFKYVLATPVFHRWHHTSLAEGGDTNFAGTFPIWDVLFGTFRMPAGQLPQDYGKDEATMPKEIGGQLAYPFRR; from the coding sequence ATGTCGAGCCTGCCCATGGAAATCGCCCTGATGCTCGGCGAGACCATTGCGAAGGTGATCCCCACGACTTTCGCGCTCGCGGTGGTCTTCACCGTGCTCGAGCACGTCTGGGCCTGCAATCCCGGCGTGCCCTGGTGGCGCAAGCGGGAGATCGTCACGGACATCTGCTACTGGTTTGTCGTTCCGGTGTTCGCACGCGTCATGCGGATCAGCCTTCTGATCGTCGGTGCGAGCTTTGTCTTCAACATCCATGATGCCGATGGGCTCGTCGCCTTCTACGACAATGGCCACGGCCCGCTGGCGCTATTGCCGCTCTGGGTCCAGGCCGTGCTGTTCCTGGTGCTGTCCGATTTCATGCTGTACTGGCTGCACCGGCTGTTCCACGGCGGTGGGTTCTGGAAGTACCACGCGATCCATCACTCCTCAGAGGAGATCAGCTGGATTTCCGCGGCCCGCTTCCATCCCGTCAATCTCGTGCTCGGTACGATCGCGGTCGACGTCGTGCTGCTGATGGCCGGCATTTCGCCGAACGCCATGGTCTGGCTCGCCCCGTTCACGACTTTCCATTCGGCCTTCGTGCACGCCAACCTCAACTGGACCTTCGGGCCGTTCAAATATGTGCTGGCGACGCCGGTGTTCCATCGCTGGCACCACACCTCGCTCGCAGAGGGCGGCGACACCAATTTTGCCGGCACGTTCCCGATCTGGGACGTGCTGTTCGGCACTTTCCGGATGCCCGCGGGGCAATTGCCACAGGATTACGGCAAGGATGAAGCGACCATGCCGAAGGAGATCGGAGGGCAGCTTGCCTATCCGTTCCGCCGCTAG
- a CDS encoding pilus assembly protein N-terminal domain-containing protein, with the protein MRKQLLRRHVRVCLLVAAAVLASPAAGLAEPTADAIAVNVDQAKLVRLPGKVATIVVGNPMIADVTLQPGGMIVVTGKGYGATNFIALDRGGEILVDRQIQVEGPSDRLVTVYRGIERESYSCMPVCQRRVTLGDSDTYFNNTMSQAGSLSSTASGNAGAGAKTN; encoded by the coding sequence ATGCGTAAACAACTGCTGCGCCGTCATGTGCGCGTCTGTCTTCTGGTTGCGGCCGCGGTGCTGGCATCGCCGGCTGCTGGCCTTGCCGAGCCGACCGCAGATGCCATTGCCGTGAATGTCGATCAGGCCAAGCTGGTGCGGTTGCCTGGCAAGGTGGCGACCATCGTGGTCGGCAATCCCATGATCGCCGACGTCACGCTCCAGCCTGGTGGCATGATCGTCGTGACCGGCAAGGGCTATGGCGCCACCAATTTCATCGCGCTCGACCGCGGCGGCGAGATCCTCGTCGACCGCCAGATCCAGGTCGAAGGTCCGAGCGATCGGCTCGTCACCGTCTATCGCGGGATCGAGCGCGAGTCCTATAGCTGCATGCCGGTTTGCCAGCGTCGCGTGACGCTCGGCGACAGCGACACCTATTTCAACAACACGATGAGTCAGGCCGGTTCGTTGAGCAGCACGGCCAGCGGCAATGCCGGTGCGGGCGCCAAGACGAACTGA
- a CDS encoding TadE/TadG family type IV pilus assembly protein, with product MPSPAPTRFTLLAMLRRFRGSRRGSAAVEFALVAPMFFALLFAIIETALMFLASQVLESASQNSARVLLTGQAQSGSVTACAVSGVSTPCTQTTFKAYVCSQIPALFDCTKLYVDVVSTSSFGALSLTSYGNSCTFNPAGVQYNAGTAGQVVVVRLFYQWPLIVTGLGYNMGCNNKRLLVATAAFKNEPF from the coding sequence ATGCCTTCGCCTGCACCTACGAGGTTCACGCTCCTCGCCATGCTGCGCCGGTTTCGCGGCAGTCGCCGCGGCTCCGCAGCCGTCGAGTTCGCGCTGGTCGCACCGATGTTCTTCGCGCTGCTGTTCGCCATCATCGAGACGGCGCTGATGTTCTTGGCGAGCCAGGTGCTCGAGAGCGCCAGCCAGAATTCCGCGCGGGTGTTGCTGACGGGGCAGGCGCAATCCGGTTCGGTGACGGCCTGCGCGGTGTCCGGCGTGAGCACGCCCTGCACGCAAACGACGTTCAAGGCTTACGTCTGCAGCCAGATCCCGGCGCTGTTTGATTGCACCAAGCTCTATGTCGACGTGGTGAGCACAAGCTCCTTCGGAGCGCTAAGCCTCACCAGCTACGGCAATTCCTGCACCTTCAACCCCGCCGGCGTGCAGTACAATGCCGGGACCGCCGGCCAGGTCGTCGTGGTGCGCCTGTTCTATCAGTGGCCGCTCATCGTCACCGGCCTCGGCTACAACATGGGTTGCAACAACAAGCGGCTGCTGGTCGCGACCGCGGCCTTCAAGAACGAACCTTTTTGA